A single Marinitoga sp. 1197 DNA region contains:
- the msrA gene encoding peptide-methionine (S)-S-oxide reductase MsrA: MSKVDKIYFAAGCFWGVEHLFKKLNGVLETNVGYMGGNYENPTYEDVCTGRTGHAETVEIIFDKDLISEKDLIKYFFEIHDFTEYNRQGPDIGTQYRSVIFYTNENQKKIAEELKKTLSEKFTVATSIEPAKEFYLAEDYHQDYYDKTGKQPYCHYKREVWINFKL, translated from the coding sequence GTGAGTAAAGTAGATAAAATATATTTTGCAGCCGGATGTTTTTGGGGAGTTGAACATTTATTCAAAAAATTAAATGGAGTTTTAGAAACCAATGTTGGATATATGGGTGGAAATTATGAAAATCCAACATATGAGGATGTTTGTACAGGCAGAACAGGACATGCTGAAACAGTCGAAATAATCTTTGATAAAGATTTAATCTCAGAAAAGGATTTAATTAAGTATTTTTTTGAAATTCATGATTTCACAGAATATAATAGGCAAGGTCCTGATATTGGAACTCAATATAGAAGTGTTATATTTTATACAAATGAAAATCAGAAAAAAATAGCAGAAGAATTAAAAAAAACTTTGTCGGAAAAATTTACTGTTGCAACGTCAATTGAACCAGCAAAAGAATTTTATTTAGCGGAAGATTATCATCAGGATTATTATGATAAAACCGGGAAACAACCTTACTGCCATTATAAGAGAGAAGTTTGGATAAATTTTAAATTATAA
- a CDS encoding deoxynucleoside kinase: MGKMIVLAGNVGAGKSTFTRVLSERLGFTPYYESVNDNPFLEDFYQDQKKWSYHLQTFFLFHRFNSIKQIIDSKDNAILDRSIYEDAEIFAKNLYNNGKMSEREYQTYRQIFYTMLEFLKKPDLLIYIKTSVDTVVKRIKKRGREMEMQVPIEYWKQLDDLYMEWINNYNQSKIYVVDGDTIDIVENPEYIDKIVEDISEILELENVK, encoded by the coding sequence ATGGGTAAAATGATAGTTTTAGCAGGAAATGTAGGAGCGGGCAAATCAACTTTTACCAGAGTATTATCAGAAAGATTAGGATTCACACCCTATTATGAATCTGTAAATGATAATCCTTTTTTGGAAGATTTTTATCAGGATCAAAAAAAATGGTCTTATCACCTGCAAACATTTTTTTTATTTCACAGGTTTAATAGTATAAAACAAATAATAGATTCTAAAGATAATGCTATATTAGATAGATCCATATATGAAGATGCTGAGATTTTTGCAAAAAATTTATATAACAATGGAAAAATGAGCGAAAGAGAATATCAAACATATAGACAGATTTTTTATACAATGCTTGAATTTTTAAAAAAGCCTGATTTATTAATATATATAAAAACAAGCGTAGATACTGTTGTTAAAAGAATAAAAAAAAGAGGGCGCGAAATGGAAATGCAAGTACCTATAGAATACTGGAAACAGCTTGATGACCTTTATATGGAATGGATAAATAATTATAATCAGTCAAAAATATATGTTGTTGATGGTGATACGATTGATATCGTCGAAAATCCGGAATATATAGATAAAATCGTTGAAGATATTTCAGAAATATTAGAATTAGAAAATGTAAAATAG
- a CDS encoding ATP-binding protein, with protein MKKLPIGIQDYKEIITENYTYVDKTKYIYKMLNEGKFYFLSRPRRFGKSLTISTLYYLFKGEKELFKDTYIYDKWEFKEYPIIRINILDVATDNEERFKKSLTKIIKEEGMRNNIEITEEDYKFAFNELIIKLGQKEKVVILVDEYEKPILDNINNKEKAERYREILRDFYVTIKSKDEYIKFVFITGITKFTKTGVFSALNNLNDISLNSKYSQMLGYTQKELEKYFSNYIKETKKEMNISEEKLLEEIKRYYNGFSFDGEHYVYNPFSVLKFFDEKRFKNYWFESGSPSFLYNYIKGKKIEYEELVKTTVNAMDFSTREIEDANANIFFAQAGYLTFKGIEKIGFEEEYILDYPNLEVKNSFSRLILEANYGFDGVVIKELSRRIIKSLLKNDIEGLIKKIKTIISAIPYNLHKKEESYYHSLIYTILASAGLNVTAEELTNLGRIDLVLEYEDKIYIFEIKLDKSATDAISQIKEKKYYEKYIDNASEIYLIGVNINSEKRNIDDYIVEKVI; from the coding sequence ATGAAAAAATTACCAATAGGAATACAAGATTATAAAGAAATAATTACAGAAAATTATACATATGTAGATAAAACAAAGTATATATATAAAATGCTAAACGAAGGAAAGTTTTATTTTTTATCCCGACCAAGAAGATTTGGAAAGAGCTTAACAATATCAACATTATATTATCTATTCAAAGGAGAAAAAGAATTATTTAAAGATACATACATATATGATAAATGGGAATTTAAAGAATATCCTATAATCAGAATAAACATATTAGATGTTGCAACAGACAATGAAGAAAGATTCAAAAAAAGTTTAACGAAAATAATAAAAGAAGAAGGTATGAGAAATAATATAGAAATAACAGAAGAAGATTATAAATTTGCATTTAATGAATTGATAATAAAATTAGGCCAAAAAGAAAAAGTAGTAATACTAGTAGATGAATATGAAAAGCCAATATTGGATAATATAAATAATAAAGAAAAAGCAGAAAGATATAGAGAAATATTAAGAGATTTTTATGTAACAATAAAATCAAAAGATGAATACATAAAATTTGTATTCATAACCGGGATTACGAAATTCACAAAAACAGGAGTATTTTCTGCACTTAATAATTTAAATGATATATCATTAAACAGTAAATATTCACAAATGTTGGGATATACACAAAAAGAATTAGAAAAATATTTTAGCAATTATATAAAAGAAACAAAAAAAGAAATGAATATAAGTGAAGAAAAATTATTAGAAGAAATAAAAAGATATTATAATGGATTTTCCTTTGATGGAGAACATTACGTATATAATCCCTTTTCAGTATTGAAATTTTTTGATGAGAAAAGATTTAAAAATTATTGGTTTGAAAGCGGATCTCCATCATTCTTATACAATTACATAAAAGGAAAAAAAATAGAATATGAGGAACTCGTAAAAACGACAGTAAATGCAATGGATTTCTCAACAAGAGAAATAGAAGATGCCAATGCGAATATATTTTTTGCACAGGCTGGGTATTTAACATTTAAGGGAATAGAAAAGATAGGATTTGAAGAAGAATATATATTAGACTATCCAAACCTTGAAGTAAAAAATAGTTTTTCAAGATTAATATTAGAAGCAAATTATGGATTTGATGGTGTTGTAATAAAAGAATTAAGCAGAAGAATAATAAAATCATTATTAAAAAATGACATAGAAGGATTAATTAAAAAAATAAAAACAATAATAAGTGCAATACCGTATAACTTACACAAAAAAGAAGAAAGTTATTATCATTCATTAATATACACAATATTAGCATCAGCTGGATTAAACGTAACAGCAGAAGAATTAACAAATTTAGGAAGAATAGATTTAGTATTAGAATATGAAGACAAAATATATATATTTGAAATAAAACTAGACAAAAGTGCAACTGATGCAATATCTCAAATAAAAGAAAAGAAGTATTATGAAAAATACATAGATAATGCAAGTGAAATATATTTAATAGGAGTAAATATCAATTCTGAAAAGAGAAATATTGATGATTATATTGTTGAAAAAGTTATATAA